The following coding sequences lie in one Synechococcus sp. PCC 7336 genomic window:
- a CDS encoding GUN4 domain-containing protein, with protein sequence MTQTPVPLQSERGLDYSQLQQLLAAGEFEQADRLTVQLLCKLAGPATEKRKWLYFSDVAMLPTTDLRTIDALWRAYSSDRFGYSVQRQIWKNLDRNWDRFWPEIGWKQDNHWTRYPGEFTWDTSAPKGHLPLTNQLRGVRVMSELLEHPAWKSD encoded by the coding sequence ATGACGCAAACTCCAGTCCCCCTTCAATCGGAACGCGGCCTCGATTATTCGCAACTGCAGCAGTTGTTGGCGGCAGGAGAATTCGAGCAGGCCGATCGCCTGACGGTGCAACTGCTCTGCAAGCTTGCCGGACCGGCAACGGAGAAGCGCAAGTGGCTGTATTTTTCTGACGTGGCGATGTTGCCGACGACCGATTTGCGCACGATCGATGCTTTGTGGCGAGCCTATTCTAGCGATCGGTTTGGCTATTCAGTGCAGCGGCAGATTTGGAAGAATTTGGATCGAAATTGGGACCGATTTTGGCCGGAAATCGGCTGGAAGCAGGACAACCACTGGACGCGCTATCCAGGAGAGTTTACCTGGGATACGAGCGCGCCCAAGGGACATTTGCCGCTGACTAATCAGTTGCGGGGGGTGCGGGTGATGTCGGAGTTGCTCGAGCACCCCGCTTGGAAATCTGACTGA
- the fdhD gene encoding formate dehydrogenase accessory sulfurtransferase FdhD: MNHPLGSKTNATVWVVENGQRRSRSDRLATEEPLELRLLRPARTLAVTMRTPGADFELAAGFLYGEGIVSDRADILRMSYCVDRDVDGDRRHNIVNVELRQGLDVDLAPLERHFYTTSACGVCGKASIEALRLRECPPLPTGIAVSPSTIYRLPEQLRSAQGIFKATGGLHAAALFDLDGNLLQAREDVGRHNALDKLVGAALLAGELPWSDRIVMVSGRCSFELVQKCIAAGGPILCAVSAPSSLAVATARDFGLTAIGFLRGQRFNLYSGAERIQSEDLRSTAAP, from the coding sequence ATGAACCATCCCCTCGGGAGCAAAACCAACGCCACCGTCTGGGTGGTGGAAAACGGTCAAAGGCGATCGCGATCGGATCGCTTAGCCACAGAAGAACCGCTCGAACTGCGCCTCCTCCGTCCCGCCCGCACCCTAGCCGTCACCATGCGAACCCCCGGCGCAGACTTCGAGTTGGCAGCAGGTTTTCTCTACGGCGAGGGCATCGTCAGCGATCGCGCCGATATCCTCCGCATGAGTTACTGCGTCGATCGCGACGTGGATGGCGATCGACGCCACAACATCGTCAATGTGGAACTGCGCCAGGGCTTGGATGTGGATCTAGCCCCATTGGAGCGCCACTTCTACACCACCAGCGCCTGCGGTGTTTGCGGCAAAGCTAGCATCGAAGCCTTGCGCTTGCGAGAGTGTCCGCCTCTGCCAACAGGTATCGCAGTGTCCCCCAGCACCATCTATCGACTGCCCGAACAATTGCGATCGGCCCAAGGCATTTTCAAGGCGACTGGCGGGCTACACGCAGCCGCACTGTTCGATCTAGACGGCAATCTCTTGCAAGCCAGAGAAGATGTGGGACGCCACAATGCACTCGATAAATTAGTGGGAGCCGCGTTGCTGGCGGGAGAGTTGCCCTGGAGCGATCGCATCGTCATGGTGAGCGGGCGCTGCAGCTTCGAACTCGTGCAAAAGTGCATTGCTGCTGGCGGCCCCATCCTCTGCGCAGTCTCGGCCCCCAGCAGCTTAGCCGTCGCCACCGCTCGCGACTTCGGCCTGACCGCGATCGGCTTTCTGCGCGGCCAGCGATTTAACCTCTACTCGGGAGCAGAGCGAATTCAGTCCGAGGATCTCCGCTCAACTGCAGCACCGTAG
- the psaB gene encoding photosystem I core protein PsaB, translating into MATKFPQFSQDLAQDPTTRRIWYGIATAHDFESHDGMTEEGLYQKLFATHFGHLAIIFLWASGNLFHIAWQGNFEQWIANPSGVTPIAHAIWDPHFGSAAVEAFTQDGGYGPVNAAYSGLYYWFYTIGMTTNTELFTGSVFLLVLATLSLVAGWLHLQPGFRPKLRWFKDAESRLNHHLAGLFGVSSLAWTGHLVHVAIPESRGIHVGWDNFLSVAPHPAGLKPFFTLNWAAYAQNPDTTSHVFGTGEGAGTAILTFLGGFHPQTESLWLTDMAHHHLAIAVIFIVAGHMYRTNFGIGHSMKEIMAAHNPPEGTPFGGILGNGHAGIYDTYNESLHFQLGWHLACLGVVTSLVAQHMYSLPPYAFMASDHTTMAALYTHHQYIAGFLMVGAFAHGAIFLVRDYDPEANKNNVLARVLEHKEAIISHLSWVSLFLGFHTLGLYVHNDVMQAFGTPEKQILIEPLFAQFIQASHGKLIYGMDVLLANPDSVAYTAFPNYGNVWLPGWLDAINSPSGSLFLPIGPGDFLVHHAIALGLHTTTLILVKGALDARGSKLMPDKKDFGYSFPCDGPGRGGTCDISAWDAFYLAMFWMLNTLGWVTFYWHWKHLGVWSGNVAQFNESSVTIMGWLRDYLWLNSAQLINGYNPYGMNNLAVWSWMFLFAHLVWATGFMFLISWRGYWQELIETLVWAHERTPLANLVRWKDKPVALSIVQARLVGLAHFTVGYILTYAAFLIASTAAQYG; encoded by the coding sequence ATGGCAACTAAATTTCCACAGTTTAGCCAGGACCTCGCTCAAGATCCGACTACTCGTCGGATTTGGTACGGGATTGCAACGGCCCATGACTTTGAAAGTCATGACGGGATGACCGAAGAGGGTCTGTATCAGAAACTCTTCGCCACCCACTTCGGCCATTTGGCAATCATCTTCCTATGGGCGTCTGGCAACTTATTCCACATTGCCTGGCAAGGCAACTTCGAGCAGTGGATCGCCAATCCTAGCGGTGTGACTCCGATCGCACACGCTATTTGGGATCCCCACTTCGGTTCGGCAGCAGTCGAAGCCTTCACTCAAGATGGCGGCTACGGCCCCGTCAATGCTGCTTACTCCGGTCTTTACTACTGGTTCTACACCATCGGTATGACCACCAATACCGAGCTGTTTACTGGCTCTGTATTCCTGTTGGTTCTCGCAACTCTGTCTTTGGTCGCCGGTTGGCTGCACTTGCAGCCGGGCTTCCGCCCCAAGTTGCGTTGGTTCAAAGATGCCGAGTCTCGCCTCAACCACCACTTGGCTGGTTTGTTCGGCGTTAGCTCTCTGGCTTGGACCGGTCACTTGGTCCACGTTGCGATTCCCGAATCTCGGGGCATCCACGTGGGTTGGGATAACTTCCTGAGTGTGGCTCCCCACCCTGCAGGTCTGAAGCCATTCTTCACCCTCAACTGGGCTGCCTACGCTCAGAACCCCGATACGACAAGTCACGTCTTCGGCACGGGTGAAGGTGCGGGAACAGCCATTTTGACTTTCTTGGGTGGTTTCCATCCCCAGACTGAGTCTCTCTGGCTGACCGACATGGCCCACCACCACTTGGCGATCGCCGTAATCTTCATCGTTGCCGGCCACATGTACCGCACTAACTTCGGTATCGGTCACAGCATGAAGGAGATTATGGCTGCCCACAACCCTCCCGAAGGTACTCCCTTTGGAGGCATTCTGGGTAACGGTCATGCTGGTATCTACGATACCTACAACGAGTCGTTGCACTTCCAATTAGGATGGCACCTGGCTTGTTTGGGGGTTGTGACCTCTCTCGTTGCGCAGCACATGTATTCGCTGCCGCCATACGCTTTTATGGCTTCCGACCATACGACAATGGCTGCACTATACACACACCACCAGTACATCGCTGGTTTCTTGATGGTGGGTGCGTTTGCTCACGGCGCTATCTTCTTAGTCCGCGACTACGATCCCGAGGCCAATAAGAATAACGTGCTGGCTCGAGTGCTCGAGCACAAGGAAGCGATTATCTCCCACCTGAGTTGGGTATCGCTGTTCTTGGGCTTCCACACCTTGGGTCTTTACGTCCACAACGATGTGATGCAAGCCTTCGGTACCCCCGAGAAGCAAATCTTGATCGAGCCTCTGTTTGCTCAGTTCATCCAAGCGTCTCACGGCAAGTTGATCTATGGCATGGATGTGCTCTTGGCCAACCCAGATAGTGTGGCTTACACTGCCTTTCCGAATTACGGCAATGTGTGGCTACCGGGTTGGTTGGATGCCATCAATAGCCCCAGTGGTTCGTTGTTCCTTCCCATCGGTCCCGGTGACTTCTTGGTTCACCACGCGATCGCACTGGGCTTGCACACCACTACTTTGATCTTGGTCAAGGGCGCTCTCGATGCACGCGGCTCCAAGCTGATGCCCGACAAAAAAGACTTTGGCTACAGCTTCCCCTGTGACGGCCCCGGTCGTGGCGGCACCTGCGACATCTCTGCGTGGGACGCCTTCTACCTAGCCATGTTCTGGATGCTGAATACCTTGGGTTGGGTGACCTTCTACTGGCACTGGAAGCACCTCGGAGTCTGGAGCGGCAATGTCGCTCAGTTCAACGAGTCTTCTGTGACCATTATGGGTTGGCTGCGGGATTACCTGTGGTTGAACTCCGCTCAGTTGATCAACGGCTACAACCCCTACGGTATGAACAACCTAGCGGTGTGGTCCTGGATGTTCCTGTTCGCCCACTTGGTTTGGGCAACCGGGTTCATGTTCTTGATCTCCTGGCGCGGCTACTGGCAAGAGCTGATTGAGACCCTCGTTTGGGCTCACGAGCGCACCCCTCTGGCGAACCTAGTTCGCTGGAAGGACAAGCCCGTTGCTCTGTCCATCGTTCAGGCTCGTTTGGTGGGTCTGGCGCACTTTACCGTGGGCTACATCCTCACCTACGCGGCATTCCTGATTGCCTCGACAGCAGCCCAATATGGCTGA
- the psaA gene encoding photosystem I core protein PsaA, protein MTTSPKEREVKVTVDENPVPTSFEKWAKPGHFDRALARGPKSTTWIWNLHALAHDFDSHTSDLEDVSRKIFAAHFGQLAVIFVWLSGMFYHGAKFSNYTAWLQDPTGIKPSAQVVWPIFGQEILNGDVGGGFQGIQITSGLFHLWRAAGFTTEFQLLVTAIAALAMAFLMLHGGWFHYHKKAPKLEWFQNAESMLNHHLAGLFGLGSLAWAGHQIHVAVPINKLMDAGVPIDQIPLPHEFILNKDLMVDLFPSFAKGLTPFFTLQWGEYADFLTFNGGLNPQTGALWLTDQAHHHLALAVMFIIAGHMYRTNWGIGHSIKEILEAHKDPFFIGGQGHKGLYEVLINSWHAQLAINLAIGGSISIIVAQHMYAMNPYPYMGVDYATQISLFTHHMWIGGFMIVGAAAHAAIFMVRDYDPEMNQNNVLDRTLRIRDTIISHLNWVCLFLGFHAFGMYVHNDTMQALGRPQDMFSDTAIQLRPIFAQFIQGIHTATAATIGDTVVNTAPMAQAGVSPIFGGDVVAVAGKVSMMPMTLGTADFLVHHIHAMTIHITILILLKGVLFARSSRLIPDKGKLGFRFPCDGPGRGGTCQVSGWDHVFLGLFWMYNCISIVIFHFSWKMQSDIWGTVNSDGSISHITGGNFAASALNINGWLRDFLWAQAVQVINSYGSALSAYGLLFLGAHFIWAFSLMFLFSGRGYWQELIESIVWAHNKLKLAPAIQPRALSITQGRAVGVAHYLLGGIVTTWAFFLARYGAVG, encoded by the coding sequence ATGACGACATCGCCGAAGGAGCGAGAGGTGAAGGTGACGGTTGATGAAAACCCGGTCCCTACTTCTTTCGAGAAGTGGGCTAAGCCCGGTCACTTCGACCGCGCACTGGCGCGCGGACCCAAGTCAACTACTTGGATCTGGAACCTACACGCTCTTGCTCATGACTTTGACAGTCATACGAGCGACCTAGAAGACGTCTCTCGTAAAATTTTCGCTGCTCACTTTGGCCAACTGGCCGTCATTTTTGTATGGCTGAGCGGCATGTTCTATCACGGAGCTAAGTTCTCAAACTACACTGCATGGCTCCAAGACCCCACTGGGATCAAACCCAGTGCGCAGGTCGTTTGGCCCATCTTCGGCCAAGAAATTCTCAACGGAGACGTTGGCGGAGGCTTCCAGGGGATTCAAATCACCTCTGGTTTATTCCACCTCTGGCGTGCCGCTGGTTTCACCACCGAGTTTCAGCTATTGGTAACAGCCATTGCCGCCTTGGCTATGGCGTTTCTGATGCTGCACGGCGGATGGTTCCACTACCACAAAAAAGCTCCGAAGCTAGAGTGGTTCCAGAACGCAGAATCTATGCTGAACCACCACCTAGCGGGTCTGTTCGGTTTGGGTTCTCTGGCTTGGGCCGGACACCAGATTCACGTTGCAGTGCCCATCAACAAACTGATGGATGCTGGTGTGCCCATCGACCAAATTCCTTTGCCCCACGAATTTATCCTTAATAAAGACCTAATGGTGGATCTGTTCCCCAGCTTTGCAAAGGGATTAACTCCGTTTTTCACCCTGCAATGGGGCGAGTACGCTGACTTTTTGACCTTCAATGGCGGTTTGAATCCCCAGACAGGTGCGTTGTGGCTGACCGACCAAGCCCACCACCACCTAGCTCTGGCGGTCATGTTCATTATTGCCGGTCACATGTACCGCACTAACTGGGGCATTGGTCATAGCATCAAAGAAATTCTAGAAGCCCATAAAGATCCTTTCTTTATCGGCGGCCAAGGCCATAAAGGTCTGTATGAAGTTCTGATCAACTCGTGGCACGCGCAGCTAGCCATCAACCTGGCTATAGGCGGTTCCATTAGCATCATCGTGGCTCAACACATGTATGCGATGAACCCCTATCCCTATATGGGGGTTGACTACGCCACTCAGATCTCGCTGTTTACCCACCACATGTGGATCGGCGGATTCATGATTGTTGGTGCAGCAGCTCATGCGGCCATCTTTATGGTGCGGGATTACGACCCCGAGATGAATCAAAATAACGTGCTCGATCGCACTTTGCGCATTCGCGATACGATTATTTCTCACCTCAACTGGGTCTGCCTATTCTTGGGCTTCCATGCCTTTGGCATGTACGTTCACAACGACACCATGCAAGCTTTAGGCCGCCCTCAGGATATGTTCTCCGACACGGCAATTCAGCTGCGCCCGATTTTTGCCCAGTTCATTCAGGGCATTCATACCGCAACGGCTGCCACGATTGGGGATACGGTTGTGAATACTGCCCCCATGGCTCAGGCTGGTGTCAGCCCGATTTTTGGTGGCGATGTCGTGGCTGTGGCAGGCAAGGTATCCATGATGCCCATGACTCTCGGTACGGCGGACTTTTTAGTTCACCATATCCACGCCATGACCATTCACATCACCATCCTGATTCTGCTCAAGGGCGTTCTGTTCGCTCGCAGTTCCCGTCTGATTCCCGATAAGGGCAAGCTGGGCTTCCGCTTCCCCTGTGACGGTCCCGGACGTGGCGGCACCTGCCAAGTCAGTGGTTGGGACCACGTGTTCCTCGGCCTGTTCTGGATGTACAACTGCATTTCGATTGTTATCTTCCACTTCAGTTGGAAAATGCAATCCGATATCTGGGGTACGGTGAATTCTGACGGCAGTATTAGCCACATCACAGGTGGGAATTTTGCTGCCAGTGCTTTGAACATTAATGGCTGGTTGCGCGACTTCTTATGGGCTCAAGCGGTCCAGGTGATCAATTCCTACGGCAGCGCTCTGTCTGCCTACGGCTTGCTCTTCTTGGGCGCGCACTTTATCTGGGCTTTTAGTCTGATGTTCTTGTTCAGCGGTCGCGGCTACTGGCAAGAGTTGATTGAGTCTATCGTGTGGGCACACAACAAGCTGAAGCTGGCACCGGCCATTCAGCCCCGCGCACTGAGTATCACTCAAGGTCGTGCGGTTGGAGTTGCTCACTATCTGTTGGGAGGGATTGTCACAACCTGGGCATTCTTCCTGGCTAGATACGGCGCAGTCGGATAA
- a CDS encoding VOC family protein, with the protein MQLHHISIRTADIFRAIAFYEQLGFSISTRFTTGTTLACWMEGAAGRIELIQIPEPAPAPDAFADPHYVGYYHLSFRVESIADTLASLGTVRILLAPTLQEIGDRTYRVAFIADPDGLAIEFLEEISVQANSDRSAVDIQAFPTDI; encoded by the coding sequence ATGCAACTCCATCACATCTCCATTCGCACCGCCGATATCTTCCGGGCGATCGCCTTTTACGAACAACTCGGCTTCTCCATCTCCACCCGCTTCACCACTGGAACCACCTTGGCCTGCTGGATGGAAGGCGCGGCAGGCCGAATCGAACTGATCCAAATCCCCGAACCAGCCCCCGCCCCCGATGCTTTTGCCGATCCCCACTATGTGGGCTACTACCATCTCTCGTTTCGCGTAGAGTCGATCGCCGATACCCTCGCCAGCTTAGGAACTGTACGGATTTTGCTCGCCCCCACCCTCCAGGAGATAGGCGATCGCACTTACCGAGTCGCCTTTATCGCCGACCCAGACGGATTGGCGATCGAGTTTCTAGAAGAAATATCAGTGCAGGCAAACTCAGATCGATCTGCAGTGGACATTCAGGCATTTCCAACAGATATTTGA